A genomic region of Natronoarchaeum mannanilyticum contains the following coding sequences:
- a CDS encoding P-loop NTPase: MDEDDVLDLLREIEDPDLGDDIVSLGLVNDVEFDGDESVHVSLALGAPYSPNETAIANEVREVLGEEGIEVSLSARVDDDIPADEQVFPNVENVIAVASGKGGVGKSTVAVNLAAGLSELGARVGLFDADIYGPNVPRMVDADEPPQATKDETLVPPEQYGMKLMSMAFLVGEDDPVIWRGPMVHKVLTQLWEDVEWGDLDYMVIDLPPGTGDTQLTLLQTVPVTGAVIVTTPQDVALDDARKGLEMFGKHDTPVLGIAENMASFRCPDCGGQHDIFGSGGGQRFAEEHDMPLVGSIPLDPDVRTGGDEGEPIVLDDDSETGEAFREMAGNVANNAGIVRRRRQS; this comes from the coding sequence ATGGACGAAGACGACGTGCTCGATCTCCTGCGGGAGATCGAGGACCCGGATCTCGGCGACGACATCGTCTCGCTCGGGCTCGTCAACGACGTCGAGTTCGACGGCGACGAATCGGTACACGTCTCGCTCGCGCTGGGCGCGCCGTACTCGCCGAACGAGACCGCGATCGCGAACGAGGTACGCGAGGTGCTCGGCGAGGAGGGGATCGAGGTCTCGCTGTCGGCTCGCGTGGACGACGACATCCCGGCCGACGAGCAGGTGTTTCCCAACGTCGAGAACGTGATCGCCGTCGCCTCGGGCAAAGGCGGCGTCGGCAAGAGCACCGTCGCCGTCAATCTCGCGGCGGGTCTCTCGGAACTCGGCGCGCGCGTCGGGCTGTTCGACGCCGACATCTACGGGCCGAACGTCCCCCGGATGGTCGACGCCGACGAGCCGCCACAGGCCACCAAGGACGAGACGCTCGTCCCGCCCGAGCAGTACGGCATGAAGCTGATGAGCATGGCGTTCCTCGTCGGCGAGGACGACCCCGTCATCTGGCGCGGTCCGATGGTCCACAAGGTCCTGACCCAGCTCTGGGAGGACGTCGAGTGGGGCGATCTGGACTACATGGTGATCGACCTGCCGCCCGGCACCGGCGACACGCAGCTCACCCTGCTCCAGACGGTGCCGGTCACCGGCGCCGTCATCGTGACGACGCCCCAAGACGTCGCGCTCGACGACGCGCGCAAGGGCCTGGAGATGTTCGGCAAGCACGACACGCCGGTGCTGGGCATCGCGGAGAACATGGCGTCGTTCCGCTGTCCGGATTGTGGCGGCCAGCACGACATCTTCGGCAGCGGCGGCGGCCAGCGCTTCGCCGAGGAACACGACATGCCGCTGGTGGGCTCGATCCCGCTCGATCCCGACGTCAGGACGGGCGGCGACGAGGGGGAGCCGATCGTGCTCGACGACGACAGCGAAACGGGCGAAGCGTTCCGCGAGATGGCCGGAAACGTCGCAAACAACGCCGGGATCGTCCGGCGTCGCAGGCAGTCCTAG
- a CDS encoding DUF655 domain-containing protein: MSHATGDESTLRRAVVLDTLPHGRSDDDRPQYQKPPLAYAVAEDDFRLYEIVFEEDAEVSIGDRVTVAPADERVAIDELKRVEYGDLSGGAQSELEYVVEDVVEENPQRFVDFYNEAQPITLRLHQLNLLPGIGKKLRNSILDERKRKPFESFEELEERVSGLHDPDEVLVERIIEEIREDDLKYRTFVDADQ; encoded by the coding sequence ATGAGCCACGCCACCGGCGACGAGTCGACGCTCCGTCGAGCCGTCGTCCTCGACACGCTTCCGCACGGCCGCTCGGACGACGATAGGCCCCAGTACCAGAAGCCCCCGCTCGCGTACGCCGTCGCCGAGGACGACTTCCGGCTGTACGAGATCGTCTTCGAGGAGGACGCCGAGGTGAGCATCGGCGACCGGGTGACGGTCGCTCCCGCCGACGAGCGCGTGGCGATCGACGAGCTCAAGCGAGTCGAGTACGGCGACCTCTCGGGCGGCGCCCAGTCAGAACTGGAGTACGTCGTCGAGGACGTCGTCGAGGAGAACCCCCAGCGGTTCGTCGACTTCTACAACGAGGCCCAGCCGATCACGCTCCGACTCCACCAGCTGAACCTCCTGCCGGGGATCGGCAAGAAGCTGCGCAACTCCATCCTCGACGAGCGAAAGCGCAAGCCCTTCGAGAGCTTCGAGGAGCTCGAAGAGCGCGTCAGCGGGCTCCACGACCCCGACGAGGTGCTGGTCGAGCGGATCATCGAGGAGATCCGCGAGGACGACCTGAAGTACCGGACGTTCGTCGACGCCGATCAGTAA
- a CDS encoding 16S ribosomal RNA methyltransferase A produces MRDPDGLLRRAGVRGNPDRDQHFLIDDRVLDRLPDYLENTDRSHLLEIGAGTGALTDRLLAEADRVTVVERDPELAAFLREEFADEIGADRLTVIEGDALDVELPEFSASVSNLPYGVSSEIAFRLLPEGKPLVLMFQKEFAERMAADAGTDDYGRLSVTAQHYADVEVVEPVPKEAFSPPPEVQSAVVRTTPRAPDYEVDDEAFFLDFVKAIFTQRRKTLRNAIRNTAHISGLDDASAVVDAVDEELLRRRPGTLEPSEFAELAVLAGEHGFEGGETG; encoded by the coding sequence ATGAGAGATCCCGACGGGCTGCTGCGGCGGGCCGGCGTGCGGGGGAACCCGGACCGCGACCAGCACTTCCTGATCGACGACCGCGTGCTCGATCGCCTGCCGGACTATCTGGAGAATACAGATCGCAGTCACCTGCTGGAGATCGGCGCCGGCACGGGCGCGCTGACCGACCGGCTGCTCGCCGAGGCCGACCGCGTCACCGTCGTCGAGCGCGACCCCGAACTCGCCGCGTTCCTCCGCGAGGAGTTCGCCGACGAGATCGGCGCCGACCGGCTCACCGTGATCGAGGGCGACGCGCTAGACGTCGAGCTACCGGAGTTCTCGGCCTCGGTCTCGAACCTGCCCTACGGCGTCTCCAGCGAGATCGCGTTCCGGCTGCTGCCCGAGGGGAAGCCGCTCGTGCTGATGTTCCAGAAGGAGTTCGCCGAGCGGATGGCCGCCGATGCCGGCACCGACGACTACGGTCGACTGTCGGTGACCGCCCAGCACTACGCCGACGTGGAGGTCGTCGAACCCGTCCCGAAGGAGGCGTTCTCGCCGCCCCCGGAGGTCCAGAGCGCCGTCGTCCGGACGACGCCGCGGGCGCCGGACTACGAGGTCGACGACGAGGCCTTTTTCCTGGACTTCGTGAAAGCGATCTTCACCCAGCGGCGCAAGACGCTGCGTAACGCGATCCGGAACACGGCCCACATCTCGGGGCTCGACGACGCCTCGGCCGTCGTCGATGCGGTCGACGAGGAGCTGCTCCGGCGGCGCCCCGGCACGCTCGAACCGTCGGAGTTCGCGGAGCTGGCGGTCCTCGCGGGCGAGCACGGCTTCGAGGGAGGTGAAACCGGCTGA
- a CDS encoding response regulator, producing the protein MDDHVGPEATILVVDDEERVTDLYATYLEDLYSVRRAYGGQEALETLDDAVDVVLLDRRMPELSGDEVLKRIREEGYDCRVVMVTAIEPDFDIVDMQFDEYLVKPATETDVKDAVETQLLLDSYDTRLDEYFRLKAKLSTLEEQKPYAELEADDRYEELTVLAESLREDLERMLREYDELDFSASEFEET; encoded by the coding sequence ATGGACGATCACGTGGGTCCCGAGGCCACGATTCTCGTCGTCGACGACGAGGAGCGAGTGACGGACCTGTACGCGACCTACCTCGAAGACCTCTACTCCGTTCGACGGGCCTACGGAGGCCAGGAAGCGCTCGAGACGCTCGACGACGCCGTCGACGTCGTGTTGCTCGACCGGCGGATGCCCGAACTGTCCGGCGACGAGGTGCTCAAGCGGATCCGCGAGGAGGGGTACGACTGCCGCGTCGTGATGGTGACCGCGATCGAGCCCGACTTCGACATCGTCGACATGCAGTTCGACGAGTACCTCGTCAAGCCCGCGACCGAGACGGACGTGAAAGACGCCGTCGAGACCCAGCTGCTGCTCGACTCCTACGACACGCGCCTCGACGAGTACTTCCGGCTCAAGGCCAAGCTCTCGACGCTCGAAGAACAGAAGCCCTACGCCGAGCTGGAAGCCGACGACCGGTACGAGGAACTGACGGTGCTGGCCGAGTCGCTCCGCGAGGATCTCGAACGAATGTTGCGCGAGTACGACGAGCTGGACTTTTCGGCGAGCGAGTTCGAGGAGACGTAG
- a CDS encoding methylaspartate mutase subunit E, giving the protein MLRDEPIPDEQLQRIDENVRGNWPTGEAVDFEDAIAFHESLPASKRFADVLEAADKPLLQPRAGVARLDEQIELLEHLQNAGQADLLPTTIDSYTRDNEYEKAQQGLEDARESGGETLNGFPAVNHGVEGCRELIEALDAPIEVRHGTPDARLLAAITFAGGFQSFEGGPISYNIPYTKEHDLEATIRHWQYVDRLAGAYTERGVRINREPFGPLTGTLVPPCIAIAVMVIEGMLAATQGVRSITLGYGQVGNLVQDVAALHALRSLGEEYLPDEVAVTTVFHEWMGGFPPDEARANGVIGLGGMTAAVAQPDKVITKSPQEFQGVPTKEANAAGLRTTRQLVDMVVEQDVQLVGVDRELNLIQKASRELIEEVLAQGEGDVAQGTLAAFDSGALDVPFAPSDSAKGDVLPARDDDGRIRIFEFADLALSDDVKEIHQNRLDSRASTEGRDQTFRMVADDVDAISDGKLIGRPQEGD; this is encoded by the coding sequence ATGTTGCGAGACGAGCCAATCCCCGACGAGCAGTTGCAACGCATCGACGAGAACGTCCGCGGGAACTGGCCCACCGGCGAGGCCGTCGACTTCGAGGACGCGATCGCGTTCCACGAGTCGCTGCCGGCTTCGAAGCGCTTCGCCGACGTGCTCGAAGCGGCCGACAAGCCGCTTCTCCAGCCTCGCGCCGGCGTCGCGCGGCTCGACGAGCAGATCGAGCTCCTCGAACACCTGCAGAACGCGGGGCAGGCCGACCTGCTGCCGACGACCATCGACTCCTACACGCGCGACAACGAGTACGAGAAGGCCCAGCAGGGCCTGGAAGACGCCCGCGAAAGCGGCGGGGAGACGCTCAACGGCTTCCCCGCGGTCAACCACGGCGTCGAGGGCTGTCGCGAGCTGATCGAGGCGCTCGACGCGCCGATCGAGGTCCGCCACGGGACGCCCGACGCCCGCTTACTGGCGGCGATCACGTTCGCCGGCGGGTTCCAGAGCTTCGAGGGCGGGCCGATCTCCTACAACATCCCCTACACCAAGGAACACGACCTTGAGGCGACGATCCGCCACTGGCAGTACGTCGACCGCCTCGCGGGCGCCTACACCGAACGGGGCGTCCGGATCAACCGCGAGCCGTTCGGTCCCCTTACGGGGACGCTCGTCCCGCCCTGCATCGCCATCGCGGTGATGGTGATCGAGGGGATGCTCGCGGCCACCCAGGGCGTCCGCTCGATCACGCTGGGCTACGGGCAGGTCGGCAACCTCGTCCAGGACGTCGCCGCCCTGCACGCGCTGCGCTCGCTCGGCGAGGAGTACCTGCCCGACGAGGTCGCGGTCACGACCGTCTTCCACGAGTGGATGGGCGGCTTCCCGCCGGACGAGGCCCGCGCGAACGGCGTCATCGGGCTCGGCGGGATGACCGCCGCCGTCGCCCAGCCGGACAAGGTCATCACCAAGTCGCCCCAGGAGTTCCAGGGCGTCCCGACCAAGGAGGCCAACGCGGCCGGACTCCGGACTACTCGCCAGCTCGTCGACATGGTCGTCGAGCAGGACGTCCAGCTCGTCGGCGTCGACCGCGAACTGAACCTGATCCAAAAGGCCAGCCGCGAACTGATCGAGGAAGTGCTCGCTCAGGGGGAGGGAGACGTCGCGCAGGGCACCCTCGCGGCGTTCGACTCGGGCGCGCTGGACGTCCCGTTCGCCCCGAGCGACAGCGCGAAGGGCGACGTGCTGCCGGCCCGCGACGACGACGGCCGCATCAGGATCTTCGAGTTCGCCGACCTCGCGCTGTCCGACGACGTGAAAGAGATCCACCAGAACCGGCTCGACTCGCGGGCGAGCACGGAGGGGCGCGACCAGACATTTAGAATGGTCGCCGACGACGTCGACGCGATCAGCGACGGGAAACTGATCGGCCGGCCGCAGGAGGGTGACTGA
- a CDS encoding DUF7344 domain-containing protein, with protein sequence MEPGVADGGWDVAEKSGAITIGGLGLVLGAVGIEFVLSDPEPLAWWSFEFGVAAALPAVLMYAGYWLARTDFDADELWSVTAWSFAGVVALTTVGGWLFVHQTAEGTHVTDPGYLLVTLATVGALGGLTAGVARAGSIGGGVTRISADSVRTPSTDEDSAASRAEDDNPPRDDDAGSDEVAAGDDDAARDDDAASDAWVGLPSMPVEERAAEDVDLEDVVAGEQRRIAVEYLTSTPGRTLTVHQLVDLIVERRGAKTGDRPDREPIVRRLHCIDLPKLAAAGLIERDEHGRIRYVGGQEETARLASLVEAIDAVDGGGDDDTPVDF encoded by the coding sequence ATGGAACCGGGAGTGGCAGACGGCGGATGGGACGTCGCCGAGAAGTCCGGCGCGATCACGATCGGCGGACTGGGGCTGGTGCTCGGCGCCGTCGGCATCGAGTTCGTGCTGTCGGACCCCGAGCCGCTGGCGTGGTGGTCCTTCGAGTTCGGCGTCGCGGCGGCGTTACCGGCCGTGTTGATGTACGCGGGCTACTGGCTCGCGCGGACCGACTTCGACGCCGACGAGCTCTGGAGCGTCACCGCCTGGTCGTTCGCCGGCGTCGTCGCGCTCACGACGGTCGGCGGATGGCTGTTCGTCCACCAGACGGCCGAGGGCACGCACGTCACCGACCCGGGCTACCTGCTGGTCACGCTGGCGACTGTCGGCGCGCTCGGCGGGCTGACGGCCGGCGTCGCGAGAGCGGGAAGCATCGGCGGGGGCGTGACCCGGATCTCGGCCGATTCCGTCCGAACCCCGTCCACCGACGAGGACTCGGCAGCCTCGCGGGCGGAGGACGACAACCCGCCGCGAGATGACGACGCGGGAAGCGATGAGGTCGCGGCAGGCGATGACGACGCTGCACGCGATGACGACGCGGCGTCGGACGCGTGGGTCGGCCTCCCGTCGATGCCCGTCGAGGAGCGAGCGGCCGAGGACGTCGATCTGGAAGACGTCGTCGCGGGCGAGCAGCGGCGGATCGCCGTCGAGTACCTCACGTCGACGCCCGGACGGACGCTGACGGTCCACCAGCTGGTGGACCTGATCGTCGAGCGGCGCGGAGCCAAGACCGGCGACCGTCCGGACAGGGAGCCGATCGTGCGCAGACTGCACTGCATCGACCTTCCGAAGCTGGCCGCCGCCGGGCTGATCGAGCGCGACGAGCACGGCCGGATCCGCTACGTCGGCGGTCAGGAAGAGACGGCGCGGCTCGCGTCGCTCGTCGAGGCGATCGACGCGGTCGACGGCGGGGGCGACGACGATACTCCAGTCGACTTCTAG
- a CDS encoding methylaspartate ammonia-lyase — protein MAEIRAVRAIPTVSGFFFDDQRAIKAGAERDGFDYRGEPVTPGFDAVREAGEALTVELELADGTVATGDCAAVQYSGAGGRDPLFRAAEYRPVVEDVIGPELVGRDADAFAENAAVIERLSPAPGRPGSSGVPGGDSESSGTLHTAVRYGVSQALCDAAAKARGTTRTDVLADALGTEPATEPVPVFGQSGDDRRTNAEKMLVKGVPVLPHGLFNSVEKVGADGEGLREYLAWLADRTAELGAASYEPRFHVDVYGVLGDVFGPPYDRNEVVDYFDSLRAAAAPYPLQIEGPMDEGHRGEQIRAMAELRDGLADAGVAVDIVADEWCNTFEDVRAFVDAGAADLVQVKTPDLGGIQRSAEAVRYCEGTDTRAYLGGTCNETDVSARACAHVALATDAAQVLAKPGMGFDEGYMIVENEMRRTLARRDANGQRAAAADD, from the coding sequence ATGGCCGAGATCCGCGCCGTCCGGGCGATCCCCACCGTCTCCGGATTCTTCTTCGACGACCAGCGCGCGATCAAGGCCGGCGCCGAGCGCGACGGCTTCGACTACCGCGGCGAGCCCGTCACGCCCGGCTTCGACGCCGTCCGCGAGGCCGGCGAGGCGCTGACGGTCGAACTCGAACTCGCGGACGGCACCGTCGCGACCGGCGACTGCGCCGCAGTTCAGTATTCGGGCGCCGGCGGACGCGACCCCCTCTTCCGCGCCGCCGAGTACCGACCAGTCGTTGAGGACGTCATCGGTCCCGAACTCGTCGGGCGCGACGCCGACGCGTTCGCCGAGAACGCTGCCGTGATCGAGCGGCTGTCGCCCGCTCCGGGTCGCCCCGGGAGCAGCGGCGTCCCCGGCGGCGACAGCGAGAGCAGCGGGACCCTCCACACTGCGGTGCGCTACGGCGTCTCGCAGGCGCTGTGCGACGCGGCGGCGAAAGCCCGCGGGACGACCCGGACCGACGTGCTGGCCGACGCGCTGGGGACCGAGCCGGCGACCGAGCCCGTTCCGGTGTTCGGCCAGTCCGGCGACGACCGGCGGACGAACGCCGAGAAGATGCTGGTCAAGGGCGTCCCGGTGCTTCCCCACGGTCTCTTTAATAGCGTCGAGAAGGTCGGCGCGGACGGCGAGGGGCTGCGCGAGTACCTCGCGTGGCTCGCCGATCGCACCGCCGAGCTCGGAGCGGCGTCGTACGAGCCCCGATTCCACGTCGACGTGTACGGCGTGCTGGGCGACGTGTTCGGCCCGCCGTACGACCGCAACGAGGTCGTCGATTACTTCGACTCCCTGCGGGCGGCCGCCGCTCCCTACCCCCTCCAGATCGAGGGGCCGATGGACGAGGGCCACAGGGGAGAACAGATCCGCGCGATGGCCGAGCTGCGCGACGGCCTCGCGGACGCCGGCGTCGCGGTCGACATCGTCGCCGACGAGTGGTGCAACACGTTCGAGGACGTCCGGGCGTTCGTCGACGCCGGCGCGGCCGACCTCGTTCAGGTCAAGACGCCGGACCTGGGGGGCATCCAGCGCAGCGCCGAGGCGGTCCGGTACTGCGAGGGCACCGACACCCGCGCCTACCTCGGGGGCACTTGCAACGAGACGGACGTCTCCGCGCGGGCCTGCGCTCACGTCGCGCTGGCGACCGACGCCGCGCAGGTGCTCGCCAAGCCCGGCATGGGGTTCGACGAGGGGTACATGATCGTCGAAAACGAGATGCGCCGGACGCTGGCTCGGCGCGACGCCAACGGCCAGCGAGCCGCGGCCGCGGACGACTGA
- a CDS encoding RNA polymerase Rpb4 family protein: MTIFKEKIDEEYLTLAETKELLADVEADRTADEDREMRYELARAIEHVNRFAVLEPEEAQELVDQLLDFEKVDEATAYKIANLLPQDRDELRAVYAQERYSLSGDELDEILNVVAKYA; the protein is encoded by the coding sequence ATGACGATCTTCAAAGAGAAGATCGACGAGGAGTACCTGACCCTCGCGGAGACCAAGGAGCTGCTCGCGGACGTCGAGGCCGACCGGACCGCCGACGAGGACCGCGAGATGCGCTACGAGCTCGCGCGGGCGATCGAGCACGTCAACCGCTTCGCCGTGCTCGAGCCCGAGGAGGCCCAGGAGCTCGTCGATCAGCTGCTCGACTTCGAGAAGGTCGACGAGGCGACGGCCTACAAGATCGCGAATCTCCTCCCCCAGGACCGGGACGAGCTACGCGCCGTGTACGCCCAGGAGCGGTACTCGCTGTCGGGCGACGAACTCGACGAGATTCTCAACGTCGTCGCAAAGTACGCCTGA
- a CDS encoding uracil-DNA glycosylase family protein, which produces MDANQEELSNPFGMDEECRNCPELCETRSTIAHGYGDVGADFLFVGEMPGPGADRTGVPFTGDEPGRQLLSILRRLGLSASQPDSEEPELSNAFLTYLTRCREPDRAPTDEEIVRCEPYLNAEIRMINPEILVPVGERALEEIGAEYTTTPVDDLDVVEDHGERIRGRGFELVPMIAPDEQTDDQTQTFVEAFAELMATDYRQTKGRRGR; this is translated from the coding sequence GTGGACGCGAACCAGGAGGAGCTGTCGAACCCGTTCGGGATGGACGAGGAGTGCCGGAACTGCCCCGAGCTCTGCGAGACGCGCTCGACGATCGCCCACGGGTACGGCGACGTGGGCGCGGACTTCCTGTTCGTCGGCGAGATGCCCGGCCCCGGCGCCGACCGGACGGGCGTCCCCTTCACCGGCGACGAGCCGGGCCGACAGCTGCTCTCGATCCTCCGGCGGCTCGGTCTCTCGGCCTCCCAGCCGGACAGCGAGGAGCCGGAGCTCTCGAACGCCTTTCTCACGTACCTGACGCGCTGTCGCGAGCCCGATCGCGCGCCGACCGACGAGGAGATCGTCCGCTGCGAGCCCTATCTGAACGCCGAGATTCGGATGATCAACCCCGAGATCCTCGTGCCGGTCGGCGAGCGCGCGCTCGAGGAGATCGGCGCGGAGTACACGACGACGCCGGTCGATGACCTCGACGTCGTCGAGGACCACGGCGAGCGGATCCGCGGGCGCGGCTTCGAGCTCGTGCCGATGATCGCGCCCGACGAGCAGACCGACGACCAGACTCAGACGTTCGTCGAGGCGTTCGCCGAGCTGATGGCGACGGACTACCGCCAGACGAAAGGACGGCGCGGCCGGTAG
- a CDS encoding 50S ribosomal protein L21e, whose translation MPNSNGPRQGTRNKLANHPRDSGASPPQRSIQEFEEDSKVHLKIDPSVPDGQFHPRFNGHTGTVVGKQGRAFQVEISDKGKTKKLIVNPAHLKAQE comes from the coding sequence ATGCCAAACTCTAATGGACCCCGCCAAGGCACCCGTAACAAACTCGCCAACCATCCGCGAGACAGCGGCGCGTCCCCGCCCCAGCGCTCGATCCAGGAGTTCGAGGAGGACTCGAAGGTCCACCTCAAGATCGACCCCAGCGTCCCCGACGGTCAGTTCCACCCGCGCTTCAACGGCCACACGGGCACCGTGGTCGGGAAGCAGGGCCGGGCGTTCCAGGTCGAGATCAGCGACAAGGGTAAGACCAAGAAGCTGATCGTCAACCCCGCGCACCTGAAGGCCCAGGAGTAG
- the citE gene encoding L-malyl-CoA/beta-methylmalyl-CoA lyase has protein sequence MPRLCRTFQTAPAAVPREDSAKYLRSGLTAEGFALPDWLVPDLEDGTAPEMKDAALENTVELLSEHGEAFAGELWPRVQWGYDSERARDRGREEIETLVREVGAEIDGVVVPKVGRAADVRRALDAVAEFERTYGHDEGSIELSIIVETARAVSDLSEIARLGEDGRLAGLVFGPVDYTAELGGREFDGSRPTWPALLERLSNEASANDLVAVGGPFDQLFEERAGVTFYNGDAYADQVEREAAVGLDGSWSLHPNQTEQANRIHTPRPEELRRDVGRIEAFQDAKSEGTGAVSVDGQMIDEATFKNFANTVETVRRIHETRPRQTDERFDDALLERALALDTEW, from the coding sequence ATGCCACGACTCTGCCGCACGTTCCAGACCGCACCGGCCGCCGTCCCCCGCGAGGACTCGGCGAAGTACCTCCGATCGGGCCTGACCGCAGAGGGCTTCGCCCTCCCGGACTGGCTCGTTCCGGACCTCGAAGACGGCACGGCGCCGGAGATGAAAGACGCCGCGCTGGAGAACACGGTCGAACTTCTGAGCGAGCACGGCGAGGCGTTCGCCGGCGAGCTCTGGCCCCGCGTCCAGTGGGGGTACGACAGCGAGCGCGCTCGCGACCGCGGGCGCGAGGAGATCGAGACGCTCGTCCGCGAGGTCGGCGCTGAGATCGACGGCGTCGTCGTCCCGAAGGTCGGCCGCGCCGCGGACGTCCGGCGCGCGCTCGACGCCGTCGCCGAGTTCGAGCGAACCTACGGCCACGACGAGGGATCGATCGAGCTCTCGATCATCGTCGAGACGGCGCGGGCCGTCTCCGACCTATCCGAAATCGCGCGCCTCGGCGAGGACGGCCGCCTCGCCGGGCTCGTGTTCGGCCCGGTCGACTACACCGCCGAACTCGGTGGGCGGGAGTTCGACGGCTCGCGCCCGACCTGGCCCGCGCTGCTCGAACGGCTCTCGAACGAAGCCAGCGCGAACGATCTCGTCGCGGTCGGCGGGCCCTTCGATCAGCTGTTCGAGGAGCGCGCCGGCGTGACCTTCTATAACGGCGACGCCTACGCCGATCAGGTCGAGCGCGAAGCCGCGGTCGGGCTCGACGGCAGCTGGTCGCTCCACCCTAACCAGACCGAGCAGGCAAACCGCATCCACACGCCCCGCCCCGAGGAACTACGACGCGACGTCGGGCGCATCGAGGCCTTCCAGGACGCCAAATCGGAGGGCACCGGCGCCGTCTCGGTCGACGGGCAGATGATCGACGAGGCGACGTTCAAGAACTTCGCCAACACCGTCGAGACCGTCCGACGAATCCACGAGACGCGACCGCGCCAGACCGACGAGCGGTTCGACGACGCGCTGCTGGAGCGCGCGCTGGCGCTCGACACCGAGTGGTGA
- the mch gene encoding 2-methylfumaryl-CoA hydratase, protein MTDDTDPTDWTDPETFRAALDRAETREKGNYFEAFAEGDRIEHEPGIRLSRAGNERWMAQTLNHDPAFWRTDAAAERGYDEPPIHPDYLLAATMGPSVEDLSEKGGYFLGRTDVRYRTDAVYPGTELRVDSTVIETKASGSRPEYGIVTWETTGRDAETGDALVSYRRTNMIPRRDPDESVETDGGQTAGEQPDTDADPRLPDELLTPDGECFEDFRTALDDAEGRDAAVAYRHERGRTIDDALLAGLPLATLNTAKQHHDAAAMADSPSGESVVYGDVTRSIALAHARSDERTFRELGYDDERFHDFVTAGDTIYGFTRVLGASETPTIDVPSGVDATDTAGEVRFQHVAFNQNEEPVYSGTRTALIEMRD, encoded by the coding sequence ATGACAGACGACACTGATCCGACCGACTGGACCGATCCCGAGACGTTCCGCGCGGCGCTCGACCGCGCCGAGACGCGAGAGAAGGGCAACTACTTCGAGGCGTTCGCCGAGGGCGACCGCATCGAGCACGAGCCCGGCATCCGCCTCTCCAGAGCGGGCAACGAGCGCTGGATGGCCCAGACGCTCAACCACGATCCGGCGTTCTGGCGGACCGACGCCGCCGCCGAGCGCGGCTACGACGAGCCGCCGATCCACCCCGACTACCTGCTCGCGGCCACGATGGGCCCGAGCGTCGAGGACCTCAGCGAGAAGGGCGGCTACTTCCTCGGGCGCACCGACGTGCGCTACCGGACCGACGCGGTGTATCCGGGGACCGAACTCCGTGTCGACTCGACGGTGATCGAGACGAAAGCCTCCGGCTCCCGGCCCGAGTACGGCATCGTCACCTGGGAGACGACCGGTCGGGACGCCGAGACGGGCGACGCACTCGTCTCCTACCGCCGGACGAACATGATCCCGAGGCGCGATCCCGACGAATCCGTCGAAACTGACGGCGGACAGACAGCCGGAGAGCAGCCCGATACTGACGCCGATCCCCGACTCCCCGACGAGCTACTGACGCCCGACGGGGAGTGTTTCGAGGACTTCCGGACCGCGCTCGACGACGCCGAGGGTCGCGACGCCGCGGTGGCCTACCGCCACGAGCGCGGGCGCACGATCGACGACGCGCTGCTCGCCGGCCTGCCGCTGGCGACGCTCAACACGGCCAAGCAGCACCACGACGCCGCGGCGATGGCTGACTCGCCCTCCGGCGAGTCGGTCGTCTACGGCGACGTCACTCGATCGATCGCGCTGGCCCACGCCCGCTCGGACGAGCGCACATTCCGCGAACTGGGCTACGACGACGAGCGCTTCCACGACTTCGTGACCGCGGGCGACACGATCTACGGGTTCACGCGCGTGCTGGGAGCGAGCGAGACGCCGACGATCGACGTGCCGTCCGGCGTCGACGCGACCGACACCGCGGGGGAGGTGAGGTTCCAGCACGTCGCGTTCAACCAGAACGAGGAGCCCGTTTACTCCGGAACCAGAACCGCGCTGATCGAGATGCGAGACTGA